In the genome of Candidatus Microbacterium phytovorans, one region contains:
- a CDS encoding aspartate carbamoyltransferase catalytic subunit: MRHLLDTKTLTRDDALRILDVAEDMRDTQSREIRKLPTLRGKTVVNLFFEDSTRTRISFEAAAKRLSADVINFSAKGSSVSKGESLQDTAQTLQAMGADAVVIRHGASGAPHTLATSGWISAGVVNAGDGTHEHPTQALLDAFTIRKRTFGDESRGRDLDGIHVTIVGDVLHSRVARSNVWLLTSLGARVTLVAPPTLVPQDVSAWPVTIRYDLDEALSDSPDAVMMLRIQLERMNAAYFPTEREYSRRWGLDARRLASLPEGSIVMHPGPMNRGLEISADAADSPRSTVLEQVANGVSVRMAALYLLLSGERTEPTAEEDAR; encoded by the coding sequence ATGAGGCACCTGCTCGACACGAAGACCCTCACCCGCGACGACGCCCTCCGCATCCTCGATGTCGCCGAAGACATGCGCGACACGCAGTCACGCGAGATCCGCAAGCTCCCGACGCTGCGCGGCAAGACGGTCGTGAACCTCTTCTTCGAGGACTCCACGCGCACCCGCATCTCCTTCGAGGCGGCCGCCAAGCGGCTCTCCGCCGATGTCATCAACTTCTCCGCGAAGGGCTCGTCGGTCTCGAAGGGGGAGTCGCTGCAGGACACGGCCCAGACCCTGCAGGCGATGGGCGCGGATGCCGTCGTCATCCGCCACGGCGCATCCGGCGCGCCGCACACCCTGGCGACGAGTGGCTGGATCTCGGCGGGCGTCGTGAACGCGGGAGACGGCACGCACGAGCACCCGACGCAGGCCCTGCTGGACGCCTTCACGATCCGCAAGCGCACGTTCGGCGACGAGAGCCGCGGCCGTGACCTCGACGGCATCCACGTCACGATCGTCGGCGACGTGCTGCACTCGCGGGTCGCCCGCTCCAACGTGTGGCTCCTCACGAGCCTGGGCGCGCGCGTGACGCTGGTGGCGCCGCCCACCCTCGTTCCCCAGGACGTCTCGGCGTGGCCGGTCACGATCCGGTACGACCTCGACGAGGCCCTGTCCGATTCACCCGACGCCGTCATGATGCTCCGCATCCAACTCGAGCGGATGAACGCGGCCTATTTCCCCACTGAACGGGAGTATTCGCGTCGCTGGGGTCTCGATGCCCGGCGCCTCGCGTCGCTGCCGGAAGGTAGCATTGTCATGCACCCCGGACCCATGAACAGAGGTCTGGAGATCTCCGCCGACGCCGCCGATTCGCCGCGATCGACCGTGCTCGAGCAGGTCGCCAACGGCGTGTCGGTGCGCATGGCGGCGCTGTACCTGCTGCTGTCCGGCGAACGCACCGAACCCACCGCCGAGGAGGATGCCCGATGA
- the carB gene encoding carbamoyl-phosphate synthase large subunit, translating into MPKRDDITSVLVIGSGPIVIGQACEFDYSGTQACRVLREEGVRVILVNSNPATIMTDPDFADATYIEPITPEVIETIIAKEKPDAILPTLGGQTALNAAMALHDRGILEKYDVELIGAKVDAIRKGEDRQIFKQLVLDAGADVARSVIAHTMDDLLAGAAELGYPLVVRPSFTMGGLGSGFAYDENDLRRIGGAGLRDSPTTEVLLEESILGWKEYELELMRDTSDNTVVVCSIENVDPVGVHTGDSITVAPALTLTDREYQKLRDIGIDIIRAVGVDTGGCNIQFAVDPVTGRIIVIEMNPRVSRSSALASKATGFPIAKLAAKLAIGYRLDEVPNDITQATPASFEPTLDYVVVKVPRFNFEKFPNADTTLTTTMKSVGEAMAIGRNYTTALQKALRSLEKRGSSFHWGTEERSVEELLEIAQRPTDGRIVVLQQALRKGATAEQAFESTKIDPWFIDQMVLINEVAEYIRQAAELDADTLRVAKEHGFSDAQIAQLRGITEVEVRGIRWGLDVRPVYKTVDTCAGEFPALTPYHYSSYDTETEVTPSERRKVVIIGSGPNRIGQGVEFDYSCVHASFALSDAGFETIMVNCNPETVSTDYDTSDRLYFEPLTLEDVLEVLHAESQSGTIHGVVCQLGGQTPLGLAKGIEDAGYTILGTSPAAIDIAEERELFSQLLDRAGLVAPRHDTAIDEAGAVAIAEEIGYPVLVRPSFVLGGRGMEIVYDTESLRDYFVRTAGEVVIEEGKPLLVDRFLDDAIELDVDALYDGHELYIGGVMEHLEEAGIHSGDSSCTLPPVSLGRTEIDRVRTATLAIAEGVGVRGLLNVQFAVSAGVLYVIEANPRASRTVPFVSKALGIPLAKAASRIMAGSTIAELKAEGLLPQDDGSRVPLDAPVAVKEAVLPFKRFRTADGHTVDSVLGPEMRSTGEVMGIDRDFPTAFAKSQAAAYGGMPTEGTVFLSVADDDKRAVILPAHRLQELGFRLIATEGTAEILARNGIRVDVVNKYSATQQTGERNVVDLINAGEIDIVVNTPSGGIARADGYEIRAAAVAADKALFTTMAVLGAAVSALPVLREGFAVKSLQEYAAEREVTA; encoded by the coding sequence ATGCCCAAGCGCGACGACATCACCAGCGTCCTCGTCATCGGCTCCGGCCCGATCGTCATCGGTCAGGCCTGCGAGTTCGACTACTCCGGAACCCAGGCCTGCCGGGTGCTCCGGGAGGAGGGCGTGCGCGTCATCCTCGTCAACTCCAACCCGGCGACGATCATGACCGACCCGGACTTCGCCGACGCCACCTACATCGAGCCGATCACCCCGGAAGTGATCGAGACGATCATCGCCAAGGAGAAGCCGGATGCCATCCTGCCGACGCTCGGCGGACAGACGGCACTGAACGCCGCGATGGCGCTCCACGACCGCGGCATCCTCGAGAAGTACGACGTCGAGCTCATCGGCGCGAAGGTCGACGCGATCCGCAAGGGCGAAGACCGCCAGATCTTCAAGCAGCTCGTACTCGACGCGGGCGCCGACGTCGCGCGCAGCGTCATCGCCCACACGATGGACGACCTCCTCGCGGGCGCCGCGGAGCTCGGCTATCCGCTGGTGGTGCGCCCGTCCTTCACGATGGGCGGGCTCGGCTCCGGGTTCGCGTACGACGAGAACGATCTGCGCCGTATCGGCGGAGCGGGACTGCGCGACTCCCCGACGACGGAGGTGCTGCTGGAGGAGTCGATCCTCGGGTGGAAGGAGTACGAGCTCGAGCTCATGCGCGACACCTCCGACAACACGGTCGTCGTCTGCTCGATCGAGAACGTCGACCCCGTCGGGGTCCACACGGGCGACTCGATCACCGTGGCTCCGGCGCTGACCCTCACCGACCGCGAGTACCAGAAGCTGCGCGACATCGGCATCGACATCATCCGCGCCGTCGGCGTCGACACCGGCGGCTGCAACATCCAGTTCGCCGTCGACCCCGTCACGGGCCGCATCATCGTCATCGAGATGAACCCTCGCGTGTCGCGGTCCTCGGCGCTGGCCTCGAAGGCCACGGGGTTCCCGATCGCGAAGCTCGCCGCGAAACTCGCGATCGGCTATCGGCTCGACGAGGTCCCCAACGACATCACGCAGGCGACTCCGGCGAGTTTCGAGCCGACGCTGGACTACGTCGTCGTCAAGGTTCCGCGTTTCAACTTCGAGAAGTTCCCCAACGCCGACACCACCCTCACGACGACCATGAAGTCGGTCGGCGAGGCGATGGCCATCGGCCGCAATTACACGACGGCGCTGCAGAAGGCGCTGCGTTCGCTCGAGAAGCGTGGGTCGAGCTTCCACTGGGGCACCGAAGAGCGTTCCGTCGAGGAACTCCTGGAGATCGCTCAGCGCCCCACCGACGGACGGATCGTCGTGCTGCAGCAGGCGCTGCGGAAGGGCGCGACGGCCGAGCAGGCCTTCGAGTCGACGAAGATCGACCCCTGGTTCATCGATCAGATGGTGCTGATCAACGAGGTCGCCGAGTACATCCGCCAGGCCGCCGAGCTCGACGCGGACACCCTCCGTGTCGCCAAGGAGCACGGATTCAGCGACGCCCAGATCGCTCAGCTGCGCGGAATCACCGAGGTCGAGGTGCGCGGCATCCGCTGGGGTCTGGACGTGCGGCCCGTCTACAAGACGGTCGACACGTGTGCGGGCGAGTTCCCCGCCCTCACCCCGTACCACTACTCCTCGTACGACACCGAGACCGAGGTCACCCCGTCCGAGCGGCGCAAGGTCGTCATCATCGGCTCCGGTCCGAACCGCATCGGTCAGGGCGTCGAGTTCGACTACTCGTGCGTGCACGCGTCGTTCGCCCTGTCGGATGCCGGTTTCGAGACCATCATGGTCAACTGCAATCCCGAAACCGTCTCGACCGACTACGACACGAGCGACCGCCTGTACTTCGAGCCGCTCACCCTGGAAGACGTGCTCGAGGTGCTGCACGCCGAGTCGCAGTCGGGCACGATCCACGGCGTGGTCTGCCAGCTGGGCGGCCAGACGCCGCTGGGGCTCGCGAAGGGCATCGAGGATGCCGGATACACGATCCTCGGAACGAGCCCGGCCGCGATCGACATCGCGGAGGAGCGCGAGCTGTTCTCCCAGCTCCTCGACCGTGCCGGGCTCGTGGCGCCGCGGCACGACACGGCGATCGACGAGGCGGGAGCCGTCGCCATCGCCGAGGAGATCGGGTACCCCGTGCTCGTGCGTCCGAGCTTCGTGCTCGGCGGACGCGGCATGGAGATCGTCTACGACACCGAGAGCCTCCGCGACTACTTCGTCCGCACCGCGGGCGAAGTCGTCATCGAGGAAGGCAAGCCGCTCCTCGTCGACCGGTTCCTCGACGATGCGATCGAGCTCGACGTCGACGCGCTCTACGACGGACACGAGCTCTACATCGGCGGCGTCATGGAGCACCTCGAGGAAGCCGGCATCCACTCCGGCGACTCGTCGTGCACCCTTCCACCGGTGTCCCTCGGCCGCACCGAGATCGATCGGGTGCGCACCGCGACGCTCGCGATCGCGGAGGGCGTCGGGGTGCGAGGGCTCCTGAACGTGCAGTTCGCCGTCTCGGCCGGCGTGCTCTACGTCATCGAGGCCAACCCCCGCGCCTCGCGGACGGTTCCGTTCGTCTCCAAGGCGCTCGGCATCCCCCTGGCGAAGGCGGCCAGCCGCATCATGGCGGGGTCGACCATCGCCGAACTCAAGGCTGAGGGCCTGCTGCCGCAGGACGACGGTTCCCGTGTACCACTCGACGCCCCGGTGGCCGTCAAGGAGGCCGTGCTGCCGTTCAAGCGGTTCCGCACGGCCGACGGCCACACGGTCGACTCGGTGCTCGGGCCGGAGATGCGCTCCACGGGCGAGGTCATGGGAATCGACCGCGACTTCCCGACGGCCTTCGCAAAGAGCCAGGCGGCGGCCTACGGCGGTATGCCGACGGAGGGGACCGTGTTCCTCTCTGTCGCCGACGACGACAAGCGCGCCGTCATCCTGCCCGCCCACCGACTGCAGGAGCTCGGGTTCCGACTGATCGCCACGGAGGGCACCGCGGAGATCCTCGCGCGCAACGGCATCCGCGTTGACGTCGTGAACAAGTACTCGGCAACGCAGCAGACGGGGGAGCGCAACGTCGTCGACCTCATCAACGCGGGCGAGATCGACATCGTCGTGAACACCCCGTCGGGCGGGATCGCCCGGGCCGACGGCTACGAGATCCGGGCCGCCGCAGTGGCCGCCGACAAGGCGCTGTTCACGACGATGGCGGTCCT
- the carA gene encoding glutamine-hydrolyzing carbamoyl-phosphate synthase small subunit has product MTRSTFSPALDPAVLVLEDGSRHPGRAYGARGTTLGEVVFATGMTGYQETLTDPSYAGQIVLQTAPHIGNTGMNTEDVESRRIWVSGYIVRDPSRVVSNWRSEESLDDALERDGIVGISGIDTRAVTRVLRSAGSMRGAIFSGDAAAIDAEEQLRIVREAPQMSGRNLSAEVSVSAPEVTPAAEGVPRLGNLAVLDLGVKQATVLNLAARGFEVHVLPQSVTIDDIRAIDPVAVFYSNGPGDPAASDDHVSLLRAVLDDRLPFFGICFGNQLLGRALGFGTYKLPFGHRGINQPVLDKQTGRVEITAHNHGFAVDAPLEGTVDSPNGYGRVEVSHVGLNDNVVEGLRALDLPAFSVQYHPEAAAGPHDANYLFDRFAELVVSNQKDNN; this is encoded by the coding sequence ATGACTCGCTCCACCTTCTCCCCGGCCCTCGACCCCGCTGTCCTCGTGCTCGAAGACGGCTCTCGCCACCCGGGGCGTGCCTACGGCGCGCGCGGCACCACGCTGGGCGAGGTCGTCTTCGCGACGGGAATGACCGGCTACCAGGAGACCCTCACGGACCCGTCGTACGCGGGTCAGATCGTGCTGCAGACCGCTCCGCACATCGGCAACACCGGGATGAACACCGAAGACGTCGAGTCGCGGCGCATCTGGGTCTCGGGCTACATCGTCCGCGACCCCTCGCGCGTCGTGTCGAACTGGCGCTCCGAAGAGTCGCTCGACGACGCCCTGGAGCGCGACGGGATCGTCGGCATCAGCGGCATCGACACGCGCGCCGTCACGCGCGTCCTCCGGTCGGCCGGCAGCATGCGCGGCGCTATCTTCTCGGGCGACGCCGCGGCGATCGATGCGGAGGAGCAGCTGCGGATCGTCCGCGAGGCGCCGCAGATGTCGGGACGCAACCTGTCGGCGGAGGTCTCGGTCTCCGCTCCTGAGGTGACGCCGGCGGCCGAAGGTGTGCCGCGTCTCGGAAACCTCGCCGTCCTCGACTTGGGCGTCAAGCAGGCCACGGTGCTCAACCTCGCCGCCCGCGGCTTCGAGGTGCACGTGCTCCCGCAGAGCGTCACGATCGACGACATCCGCGCGATCGACCCGGTCGCGGTGTTCTACTCCAACGGTCCCGGCGACCCCGCCGCCTCCGACGACCACGTGTCGCTCCTGCGAGCGGTGCTCGATGACCGCCTGCCGTTCTTCGGCATCTGCTTCGGCAACCAGCTCCTCGGGCGCGCGCTCGGGTTCGGCACCTACAAGCTGCCCTTCGGTCACCGGGGCATCAACCAGCCCGTGCTCGACAAGCAGACGGGTCGCGTGGAGATCACGGCCCACAACCACGGCTTCGCCGTCGACGCCCCCCTCGAGGGCACGGTCGACAGCCCGAACGGCTACGGCCGCGTGGAAGTGAGCCACGTGGGGCTCAACGACAACGTCGTCGAGGGTCTTCGCGCCCTCGACCTGCCGGCGTTCTCGGTGCAGTACCACCCCGAGGCCGCCGCCGGCCCCCACGACGCCAACTACCTCTTCGACCGCTTCGCGGAGCTGGTCGTGTCGAACCAGAAGGACAACAACTGA
- a CDS encoding Rieske 2Fe-2S domain-containing protein: MRITGLGHAGMFIETAGGSILCDPVIGPSFFGSWFPFPDNRALDWERFGKADFLYISHRHRDHFDPALLRRYVRTDIRVLLPEYPTDDLERDLRALGYENIVYTQAGVPLEFGPLKLMVTPLRAPSDGPIGDSSLSVDDGTASVLNQNDSHPLDLERLLSFSKPDAYFTQVSGAIWWPMVYDLPQDSKQTFAQLKRDAQNKRAMYYIEKVDAEHVFPMAGPPMFLREELFRYNGWGEEDDSIFTDQRQFLAHMRQLRPEQKGYEFVPGTQVDLVDGAVTVTQTLYTEAEIDRVFDDKWAYLAEQRDSRQAEVRAEEATRAAVLPPDEMLQAIKEWWEPLLRRARTIRTGVGGNVRFRIGELDMVVDFPKAKVREYAGEECIYWYTIPADLVSTNIADGEIDWSNSIFLSMQFEVGRSGKFNEFLTTFLKCLSRDRIEYVENWYAEQTDQTEDAEIGEWTVQRRCPHLRADLTKTGKVEDGVLTCALHDWKWDLATGTCLTTPGHPIRASRSVDGGLTESATQPAA; encoded by the coding sequence ATGCGGATCACAGGCCTGGGCCACGCGGGGATGTTCATCGAGACCGCGGGCGGAAGCATCCTGTGCGACCCCGTCATCGGACCGAGCTTCTTCGGCTCCTGGTTCCCATTCCCCGACAACCGCGCACTCGACTGGGAGCGGTTCGGCAAGGCCGACTTCCTCTACATCTCGCACCGGCACCGCGACCACTTCGACCCCGCGCTGCTGCGCCGGTACGTCCGCACCGACATCCGGGTGCTGCTGCCGGAGTATCCGACCGACGACCTGGAGCGCGACCTGCGCGCCCTCGGCTACGAGAACATCGTCTACACCCAGGCCGGGGTGCCGCTGGAGTTCGGGCCGCTGAAGCTGATGGTCACGCCGCTGCGCGCTCCGAGCGACGGGCCGATCGGCGACTCCTCGCTGAGCGTCGACGACGGCACGGCGAGCGTCCTCAATCAGAACGACTCGCATCCGCTCGACCTGGAGCGGCTGTTGTCGTTCAGCAAGCCGGACGCCTACTTCACGCAGGTCTCGGGCGCCATCTGGTGGCCCATGGTCTACGACCTGCCACAGGACTCCAAGCAGACTTTCGCTCAGCTCAAGCGCGACGCGCAGAACAAGCGCGCGATGTACTACATCGAGAAGGTCGACGCCGAGCACGTCTTCCCCATGGCCGGCCCGCCGATGTTCCTCCGGGAGGAGCTGTTCCGCTACAACGGCTGGGGGGAGGAGGACGACTCGATCTTCACCGATCAGCGCCAGTTCCTCGCCCACATGCGACAGCTGCGCCCCGAGCAGAAGGGCTACGAGTTCGTCCCGGGAACGCAGGTCGACCTCGTCGACGGGGCCGTCACGGTGACGCAGACCTTGTACACGGAGGCCGAGATCGATCGCGTATTCGACGACAAGTGGGCCTACCTCGCGGAGCAGCGCGACAGCCGCCAGGCCGAAGTGCGCGCTGAAGAGGCCACGCGAGCCGCCGTCCTGCCGCCCGACGAGATGCTGCAGGCCATCAAGGAGTGGTGGGAGCCGCTCCTTCGCCGCGCGCGGACGATCCGCACGGGTGTCGGAGGCAACGTCAGGTTCCGGATCGGCGAGCTGGACATGGTCGTGGACTTCCCCAAGGCCAAAGTGCGCGAGTACGCGGGGGAGGAGTGCATCTACTGGTACACGATCCCCGCCGACCTCGTCTCGACGAACATCGCCGACGGCGAGATCGACTGGTCGAACTCCATTTTCCTGTCGATGCAGTTCGAGGTGGGACGCAGCGGCAAGTTCAACGAGTTCCTCACGACCTTCCTCAAATGCCTCTCGCGCGACCGCATCGAGTACGTCGAGAACTGGTACGCCGAGCAGACCGACCAGACCGAGGATGCCGAGATCGGCGAATGGACGGTCCAGCGCCGGTGCCCGCATCTGCGCGCGGATCTGACGAAGACCGGCAAGGTGGAAGACGGCGTCCTGACATGCGCTCTGCACGACTGGAAGTGGGATCTGGCGACGGGCACCTGCCTCACCACGCCGGGTCATCCCATCCGGGCCAGCCGCTCGGTCGACGGCGGGCTCACCGAGTCGGCCACCCAACCCGCGGCCTGA
- the pyrR gene encoding bifunctional pyr operon transcriptional regulator/uracil phosphoribosyltransferase PyrR — MSTRTVLHGADIARALTRISHEILESNKGPEGLVLLGIPTRGVTLAERISALIAELSGHAVPVGALDVTMYRDDLHRNPTRTPHPTQIPPGGVDGRTVVLVDDVLFSGRSIRAALDALSDIGRPAAVRLAILVDRGHRELPIRPDFVGKNLPSGRDERVNVRVADVDGVEEVTIES, encoded by the coding sequence ATGAGCACGCGAACCGTGCTGCACGGCGCCGACATCGCCCGGGCACTGACTCGGATCTCCCACGAGATCCTCGAGTCCAACAAGGGGCCCGAGGGCCTGGTACTCCTCGGCATCCCGACACGAGGCGTCACCCTCGCCGAACGCATCTCGGCTCTCATCGCGGAGCTCTCCGGACACGCCGTTCCGGTGGGTGCCCTCGACGTCACGATGTACCGCGACGATCTGCACCGCAATCCGACCAGGACGCCGCATCCCACGCAGATTCCGCCGGGCGGAGTCGACGGGCGCACGGTCGTCCTCGTGGACGACGTGCTCTTCTCCGGACGGTCGATCCGCGCCGCACTCGACGCCCTGAGCGACATCGGACGACCCGCGGCGGTGCGCCTGGCGATCCTCGTGGACCGAGGACATCGCGAGCTGCCGATACGTCCGGACTTCGTCGGCAAGAACCTGCCGAGCGGGCGGGACGAGCGCGTCAACGTCCGCGTCGCCGATGTCGACGGCGTCGAGGAGGTGACGATCGAGTCATGA
- a CDS encoding dihydroorotase has translation MTRRDAEGPVLIRGARIQGGAATDILIGDGRIAEIGDGLQPDGATVVDADGLIALPGLVDLHTHLREPGYEASETILTGSRAAAAGGYTTVFAMPNTSPVADTAGVVEQELALGEAAGYVHVQPIGAVTVGQRGERLAEIGAMASSRAAVRVFSDDGFCVFDPLIMRRALEYVKAFDGVVAQHAQDPRLTEGAQMNEGTVSAELGLAGWPAVAEESIIARDVLLAEHVGSRLHVCHLSTAGSVDIIRWAKKRGVNVTAEVTPHHLLLTEELVRGYDARFKVNPPLRRDEDVQAVREGLADGTIDIVATDHAPHPAESKSCEWQAAANGMVGLESALRVVHLAMVETGMLTWDDVARVMSTAPARIGRLDHAGTDLAVGAPASLVLYDPAARQPFGRDDLHGRSANSPYLGRELPGSVRWTFFRGTVTVADGAVVDLAEVSA, from the coding sequence ATGACCCGTCGAGACGCCGAGGGCCCCGTCCTCATCCGCGGTGCGCGTATCCAGGGCGGCGCGGCGACCGACATCCTGATCGGCGACGGACGCATCGCCGAGATCGGCGACGGCCTGCAGCCAGACGGCGCCACCGTCGTCGACGCCGATGGCCTGATCGCCCTGCCGGGGCTCGTCGATCTGCACACCCACCTCCGCGAGCCGGGGTACGAAGCGTCGGAGACGATCCTCACGGGCTCGCGCGCGGCAGCGGCGGGCGGGTACACGACGGTGTTCGCGATGCCGAACACCTCGCCCGTCGCCGATACTGCGGGAGTCGTCGAGCAGGAGCTGGCCCTCGGCGAAGCAGCGGGATACGTCCACGTGCAGCCGATCGGCGCCGTCACGGTCGGGCAGAGGGGCGAACGCCTCGCCGAGATCGGCGCCATGGCATCCTCTCGCGCAGCTGTGCGCGTCTTCAGTGACGACGGCTTCTGCGTCTTCGACCCGCTCATCATGCGGCGCGCCCTCGAGTACGTGAAGGCGTTCGACGGTGTCGTCGCCCAGCACGCGCAGGACCCGCGCCTCACCGAGGGCGCGCAGATGAACGAGGGCACCGTCTCCGCCGAGCTCGGGCTCGCGGGATGGCCTGCGGTCGCGGAGGAATCGATCATCGCGCGCGACGTGCTGCTCGCCGAGCACGTCGGCTCGCGGTTGCATGTCTGCCATCTGTCCACGGCCGGTTCCGTCGACATCATCCGATGGGCCAAGAAGCGCGGCGTGAACGTGACCGCCGAGGTCACGCCCCATCACCTGCTCCTCACGGAAGAGCTGGTGCGCGGCTACGACGCACGTTTCAAGGTGAACCCGCCTCTGCGCCGAGACGAGGACGTCCAGGCGGTGCGGGAAGGGCTGGCCGACGGCACCATCGACATCGTCGCAACCGACCACGCGCCGCATCCCGCCGAATCCAAGAGCTGCGAGTGGCAGGCCGCCGCCAACGGCATGGTCGGACTCGAGTCCGCGCTGCGCGTCGTGCACCTGGCGATGGTCGAGACGGGGATGCTCACCTGGGACGACGTGGCGCGCGTCATGTCGACCGCTCCGGCCCGCATCGGCCGCCTCGATCACGCCGGCACCGACCTCGCCGTCGGCGCGCCGGCTTCCCTCGTGCTCTACGACCCGGCCGCACGGCAGCCGTTCGGTCGCGACGACCTCCACGGTCGCAGCGCCAACTCGCCCTACCTCGGACGGGAGCTCCCCGGCTCCGTGCGCTGGACCTTCTTCCGCGGCACGGTCACCGTCGCCGACGGCGCCGTCGTGGATCTGGCGGAGGTGTCCGCATGA